The genomic segment TGGGCGAGGTGCCGCTCGACCTCGAAGTGCGCAAGGACGCCGACGCGGGCGCTCCCGCCGTGCTGGCGCACCCCGACTCGGCGGCGGCGCAGGCGCTGACCGGCGTGGCGCGGGCGCTGGCCGGGCGGGTCAGCGTGCAGGCCCTGTCGCAGTTGCCCGACCAGCTTCCGGTGGTCTGAGGTGACGGCCCTGGCCCCCCAGCCTGCGCCCGCGCCCGCCCCGGAGCGCACCAAACCCCGATTGCTGGAGCGGCTCAAACGCGCCGGGCCGCAGACGGTGCAGGACCTCGCGGCGAACCTCGGCATCAGCGTGCCGGGGGCGCGGCGGCACCTGCTCGACCTTCAGGAGCAGGGGCTGATCGAGGCCCGCACCGAGCGGCCCGGCGGGAGGGGGCGGCCCCAGCACGTCTTCGTGCTCACCGACCGGGGCGAGGCGACCTTTCCGAAAACGTACTCGGCGCTGTGCGTGGACGTGCTGCGGCACCTCCAGGCGCTCTACGGCGACGAGGCGGTGACGCAGGTGCTGGGCGCCCGCAGCGCGGAACTCACCGCGCAGGTGCAGGCCGCGCTGCCCGCTGAGCTGCCACTGGAGGAGCGGATCACCCGCTTCGCCGCGTGGCTGACCGAGCTGGGCTTCGACGCGGTGGCCGAACCCGGAGCGCGGGCGGGCGAGTGGCTGATCGTGGAACGCAACTGTCCCAACCTGACGGTGGCGCGGCAGTTCCCGGAGCTGTGCCACAGCGAGCTGCGACTCTTCACCGAGGTGCTGGGCGTGCCCGTGACCCGCGAGACGCGCATCGCCTGCGGGCAGGGCCAGTGCCGCTACCGGATCGGCCCCTGACCGTGACTGCCCCCGACCGGGCCACCGGCCAGCCCCTCTACAGCCTCGTCGCGTGGCCGCCCGAGGCGCTCGACACCTGGCTGCGGCGCACCCAGGAGCGGCTGGGCGTGCGCGGCTTCGGGGCGCCGCACCTGAACTTGCGGGCGCCCTTTCAGACCGACCTCACGCCGGGGGAACTCGTCGCGGCCTTTCGGGAGGCGCTGCGGGGGACCGCACCCTTCGAGGTTCCGGTGCGTGGCTGGAAGCGGCTGCCGCACATGGTCTTTCTAGAGTGCGTGCGGACCCCCCATCTCGCTGACCTGCACGCCCGCGCCCTGAGCGTGAGGCCGTCCACCCGCGCTCCCCACGACGGCGAGGGCTACACCCCGCACCTGACGCTGGGCCTGGGCATTCTGCCGCGTGTCGAGGGCCTGATCTGGGCCGAGGTGCAGCGGCTGACTCCTCCCGTCACCTCCTTCGGGGTGGAGGTCCTGAGCCTGACCCGCGAGGAGCGCGGCGAGGTGCAGGAGGTCCACACCTTTCCGCTGGGCGAGGGGGCCGAACTGCTCGCCCGCCTCACCGGGGAGGCGGGGCGGGCGGAGGTGCGGGGCGCGGAGGGTTAAACCAGCGTCGGGGCCGTCAGCATCGGGGCCAGCGCCGCCGCGAAGCGCTCGTACCCGGCGAAGTCGAGCTGCTGCTCGTTGTCCGAGAGCGCAGTGGAGGGGCTGGGATGGACCTCGACGTGGAGGCCGTCGGCGCCCACCGCCAGGGCCGCCTTCGCCAGCGGAATCAACAGGTCGCGGCGTCCGGCGGCGTGGGTCACGTCCACGATCACGGGCAGGTGCGTCTCCTGCTTGGCGAGGGCTACCGCCGAGAGGTCGAGTGTGTTGCGCGTCCACTTCTCGAAGGTGCGGATGCCGCGCTCGCAGAGAATCACCTCGGGGTTGCCCTCCGAGAGGATGTACTCGGCGGCGTAGAGCCATTCCTCAACCGTGGCCGCGAGGCCGCGCTTGAGCAGCACCGGGCGGCGGGCGCGGCCCACCTCGCGCAGCAGGGCGAAATTGTGCATGTTGCGCGCCCCGATCTGGAGAATGTCGGCGTGCTCGGCCACGACCTCCACGTCGCGGGTGTCCATCACCTCGGTCACGAACAGCATGCCGTGCTCGCGGGCGACCTGCCCGCCGATGAGGAGGCCGTCCACCCCCATCCCCTGAAAGCCGTAGGGACTCGTGCGGGGCTTGTACGCGCCGCCGCGCAGAACCTTGACGCCCCGGCCCGCCAGGAACGCGGCCGTCTCCTCCATCTGCCCCGCCGACTCGATGGAGCACGGCCCGGCGATGATGACCGGGGGCGCGTCCCCGCCGATCCGCACCCCGTCGATGTCGAGCACGGTGTCGGCAGGCTGCACCTTGCGCGAGACCAGCAGTTGCTTCTTGTCGTTGCTCTCCTCGAGGTCGAGGCTGGCCTTGAAAATCTCCTTGAAGATCGCCTTGACCGCCGCGTGCGAGAAGGGGCCGGGGTTGAGGCGCTCGAGTTCGCGCAGTTGCTGTTCCTCGCGGGCGGGGTCGTAGTGCTGCGGGCGGCCCTCGGCGGACTTGGCCCGCCCGATCTGCGCGACCACCTCGCCCCGGCGGGAGAGGAGGGTCAGGAGATCCCGGTTGATCGCGTCCACCTCCGCGCGGAGGTCGTCAATGCTGCGCTGGGGAGAGGTCATGCGGCCAGTGTAGGGGGGGGACCCCTGGGCCGTCCGTGACCCTGCTAGTCAATTCGGGGCGGACGTGTCCGGCGCGTTGACCATATGGACCGCTACCCGCGAAAGCGCCGCGTACAGTTCCCGCGCCTCGGCCTCCCCGATCTCGGGCGTTTCGCGCAGCGCCGCGTTCATGCAGGCGAGCCACGCCCGGCCCCGCGTCGGCGTGATCTCGAAGGGGAGGTGCCGCGCCCGCAGCCGGGGGTGCCCGTAGCGCTGGTGGTAGAGGGGCGGCCCACCCAGAAAGCCCGACAGGAAGGCAAACTGCTT from the Deinococcus sp. NW-56 genome contains:
- a CDS encoding bifunctional 3-deoxy-7-phosphoheptulonate synthase/chorismate mutase, whose amino-acid sequence is MTSPQRSIDDLRAEVDAINRDLLTLLSRRGEVVAQIGRAKSAEGRPQHYDPAREEQQLRELERLNPGPFSHAAVKAIFKEIFKASLDLEESNDKKQLLVSRKVQPADTVLDIDGVRIGGDAPPVIIAGPCSIESAGQMEETAAFLAGRGVKVLRGGAYKPRTSPYGFQGMGVDGLLIGGQVAREHGMLFVTEVMDTRDVEVVAEHADILQIGARNMHNFALLREVGRARRPVLLKRGLAATVEEWLYAAEYILSEGNPEVILCERGIRTFEKWTRNTLDLSAVALAKQETHLPVIVDVTHAAGRRDLLIPLAKAALAVGADGLHVEVHPSPSTALSDNEQQLDFAGYERFAAALAPMLTAPTLV
- a CDS encoding globin, with product MTAPLSITQGGSLYDRIGPEALASLVRRFYTHVARDPDLAPIFPDDLTHTAEKQFAFLSGFLGGPPLYHQRYGHPRLRARHLPFEITPTRGRAWLACMNAALRETPEIGEAEARELYAALSRVAVHMVNAPDTSAPN
- a CDS encoding 2'-5' RNA ligase family protein, with the protein product MTAPDRATGQPLYSLVAWPPEALDTWLRRTQERLGVRGFGAPHLNLRAPFQTDLTPGELVAAFREALRGTAPFEVPVRGWKRLPHMVFLECVRTPHLADLHARALSVRPSTRAPHDGEGYTPHLTLGLGILPRVEGLIWAEVQRLTPPVTSFGVEVLSLTREERGEVQEVHTFPLGEGAELLARLTGEAGRAEVRGAEG
- a CDS encoding metalloregulator ArsR/SmtB family transcription factor — encoded protein: MTALAPQPAPAPAPERTKPRLLERLKRAGPQTVQDLAANLGISVPGARRHLLDLQEQGLIEARTERPGGRGRPQHVFVLTDRGEATFPKTYSALCVDVLRHLQALYGDEAVTQVLGARSAELTAQVQAALPAELPLEERITRFAAWLTELGFDAVAEPGARAGEWLIVERNCPNLTVARQFPELCHSELRLFTEVLGVPVTRETRIACGQGQCRYRIGP